The following are encoded in a window of Physeter macrocephalus isolate SW-GA chromosome 9, ASM283717v5, whole genome shotgun sequence genomic DNA:
- the ZNF658 gene encoding zinc finger protein 658 isoform X2, whose product MNMPVVSELILSDRNYSRNKTDYINVCEKLQLDIQLEKTHTGEQCYKYNENMKALSYVKDHHKFQTLEQYFECNENGKVLHDKTICITGKSSVTGEESCKDNELRGNCDKAALFNHMRTGTRKKCFDLNECGKSCEYNEVHMALAHYECNESGNNFSRNSPLTQPQRTVTGQGAFESSKCEENLSQSSGRIVHQKTQTRDTFCVYNGFTNTYYQKLDFTIHQRTHKEEKFYQCDKYEKSSHQNSALSVHQQCDTGDKSFELTECRKSFYQKAHLIQHQRTHPGEKPYECEECGKSFCSNSHPVHYPGTHMGVNLYECNECGKTFADNSTLRAHQRIHTEEKPFKCNDCESSFAHNSDLRAHQRIHTGEKPYECNDCEKTFAHNSTLRAHQKIHTGVKLYKCNECGKTFSQKTRLSTHQRIHTGEKPYGCSECGKTFSQKSYLSGHERIHKGEKPYECNECGKTFVYKAALIVHQRIHTGEKPYECNECGKTFSQRTHLYAHQRTHTGEKPYECKECGKTFADNSALRAHQRTHKGEKPYECSECGKTFSKTSHLRAHLRTRTGEKPYECNECGKTFSQKSYVSAHQRIHTGEKPYECNICGKPFAHNSTLRVHQRIHTGVKSYKCNECGKTFSQKSHLSAHQRIHTGEKPYECNECGKAFAQNSTLGVHLRIHTGERPYKCYECGKTFVRKAAFRVHHTRMHTREKPLACNQFEMC is encoded by the coding sequence ATGAATATGCCGGTTGTTTCTGAATTAATTCTTAGTGATAGGAATTATTCACGAAACAAGACTGACTACATAAATGTATGTGAAAAGTTGCAGCTGGATATTCAGCTTGAGAAAACTCATACTGGAGAGCAGTGttacaaatataatgaaaatatgaaagcTCTCAGTTATGTGAAAGATCATCATAAATTTCAAACTCTGGAACAATATTTTGaatgtaatgaaaatggaaaagttttACATGATAAGACCATCTGTATTACAGGTAAGAGTTCAGTAACAGGAGAGGAATCCTGTAAGGATAACGAATTAAGGGGAAATTGTGATAAAGCAGCTCTTTTTAACCACATGAGAACTGGCACGAGGAAGAAATGCTTTGATCTTAATGAATGTGGTAAATCCTGTGAATACAATGAGGTTCACATGGCTTTGGCACACTATGAATGTAATGAAAGTGGGAATAACTTCAGTAGGAATTCACCCCTCACTCAGCCTCAGAGAACTGTTACAGGACAAGGTGCCTTTGAAAGCAGTAAGTGTGAAGAAAACTTGAGCCAGAGCTCAGGCCGTATAGTACATCAGAAGACACAAACTAGAGATACATTCTGTGTTTATAATGGATTTACAAACACCTACTACCAGAAGTTAGACTTTACAATACATCAGAGAACTCACAAAGAAGAGAAATTCTATCAATGTGATAAATATGAGAAATCCTCCCATCAGAACTCAGCCCTCAGTGTACATCAGCAGTGTGACACAGGAGACAAGTCATTTGAACTTACTGAATGCAGGAAATCATTTTACCAGAAAGCACACCTCATTCAGCATCAGAGGACCCACCCAGgggagaaaccttatgaatgtgaggaatgtgggaaatccttttGTTCAAATTCACATCCTGTTCATTATCCTGGAACTCATATGGGAGTCAATCTgtatgaatgtaatgaatgtgggaaaacttTCGCTGATAATTCAACCCTCAGGgcacatcagagaattcacacagaGGAGAAACCCTTCAAATGTAATGACTGTGAGAGCTCTTTTGCCCATAATTCAGACCTCAGAgcacatcagagaattcacacaggtGAGAAACCATATGAGTGTAATGACTGTGAGAAAACTTTTGCCCATAATTCCACCCTCAGAGCACATCAGAAAATTCACACTGGGGTGAAACTCtacaaatgtaatgaatgtgggaaaacttTTTCCCAGAAGACACGTCTTAGTACACATCAGAGGATTCACACAGGTGAGAAACCCTATGGatgtagtgaatgtgggaaaaccttctCCCAGAAATCATACCTCAGTGGACATGAGAGAATTCACAAAGGGGaaaaaccttatgaatgtaatgaatgtgggaaaacttTTGTCTATAAGGCAGCCCTCATTGTCCATCAAAGAAttcacacaggagaaaaaccctatgaatgtaatgaatgtgggaaaacttTCTCCCAGAGGACACACCTCTATGcacatcagagaactcacacaggggagaaaccttatgaatgtaaggaatgtgggaaaactTTTGCAGATAATTCAGCCCTCAGGGCACATCAGAGAACTCACAAAGgggagaaaccttatgaatgcagtgaatgtgggaaaacttTCTCTAAGACATCACACCTCAGAGCACATCTGAGGACTCGcacaggggagaaaccctatgaatgtaatgaatgtgggaaaacttTCTCCCAGAAATCGTATGTTAGTgcacatcagagaattcacacagggGAGAAACCTTACGAATGTAACATATGTGGGAAACCTTTTGCCCATAATTCAACCCTCAGAgtacatcagagaattcacacaggtGTAAAATCctataaatgtaatgaatgtgggaaaacttTCTCCCAGAAGTCACACCTTAGTgcacatcagagaattcacacaggagagaaaccctatgagtgtaatgaatgtgggaaagcttttGCCCAAAATTCAACTCTTGGAGTACACCTGAGAATTCACACAGGTGAGAGACCCTACAAATGTTATGAATGTGGAAAAACCTTTGTCCGTAAGGCAGCTTTTAGAGTACATCACACCAGAATGCACACTAGAGAGAAACCCCTTGCATGTAATCAATTTGAGATGTGCTAA
- the ZNF658 gene encoding zinc finger protein 658 isoform X1, with amino-acid sequence MNIAQGSVSFEDVTVEFTQDEWQYVGPAQRTLYKDVTLENYSHLVSLVVTFAGYCIIKPQVIFKLEHGEEPWSSEEEFLNQKYPGYYRVDVHIEENQEKQEKPLWQVVFTDNKILSKEEQKALEKPFNLNITPDFSGKVPSKRDSCRMNMPVVSELILSDRNYSRNKTDYINVCEKLQLDIQLEKTHTGEQCYKYNENMKALSYVKDHHKFQTLEQYFECNENGKVLHDKTICITGKSSVTGEESCKDNELRGNCDKAALFNHMRTGTRKKCFDLNECGKSCEYNEVHMALAHYECNESGNNFSRNSPLTQPQRTVTGQGAFESSKCEENLSQSSGRIVHQKTQTRDTFCVYNGFTNTYYQKLDFTIHQRTHKEEKFYQCDKYEKSSHQNSALSVHQQCDTGDKSFELTECRKSFYQKAHLIQHQRTHPGEKPYECEECGKSFCSNSHPVHYPGTHMGVNLYECNECGKTFADNSTLRAHQRIHTEEKPFKCNDCESSFAHNSDLRAHQRIHTGEKPYECNDCEKTFAHNSTLRAHQKIHTGVKLYKCNECGKTFSQKTRLSTHQRIHTGEKPYGCSECGKTFSQKSYLSGHERIHKGEKPYECNECGKTFVYKAALIVHQRIHTGEKPYECNECGKTFSQRTHLYAHQRTHTGEKPYECKECGKTFADNSALRAHQRTHKGEKPYECSECGKTFSKTSHLRAHLRTRTGEKPYECNECGKTFSQKSYVSAHQRIHTGEKPYECNICGKPFAHNSTLRVHQRIHTGVKSYKCNECGKTFSQKSHLSAHQRIHTGEKPYECNECGKAFAQNSTLGVHLRIHTGERPYKCYECGKTFVRKAAFRVHHTRMHTREKPLACNQFEMC; translated from the coding sequence gatATTACAGAGTTGATGTCCATATTGAGGAGaaccaggaaaaacaagagaaacctCTGTGGCAAGTAGTATTCACTGataacaaaatattgagtaaagAAGAGCAGAAAGCTTTAGAGAAACCATTTAATCTCAATATAACTCCAGATTTTTCAGGAAAAGTGCCCTCTAAACGTGACTCATGTAGAATGAATATGCCGGTTGTTTCTGAATTAATTCTTAGTGATAGGAATTATTCACGAAACAAGACTGACTACATAAATGTATGTGAAAAGTTGCAGCTGGATATTCAGCTTGAGAAAACTCATACTGGAGAGCAGTGttacaaatataatgaaaatatgaaagcTCTCAGTTATGTGAAAGATCATCATAAATTTCAAACTCTGGAACAATATTTTGaatgtaatgaaaatggaaaagttttACATGATAAGACCATCTGTATTACAGGTAAGAGTTCAGTAACAGGAGAGGAATCCTGTAAGGATAACGAATTAAGGGGAAATTGTGATAAAGCAGCTCTTTTTAACCACATGAGAACTGGCACGAGGAAGAAATGCTTTGATCTTAATGAATGTGGTAAATCCTGTGAATACAATGAGGTTCACATGGCTTTGGCACACTATGAATGTAATGAAAGTGGGAATAACTTCAGTAGGAATTCACCCCTCACTCAGCCTCAGAGAACTGTTACAGGACAAGGTGCCTTTGAAAGCAGTAAGTGTGAAGAAAACTTGAGCCAGAGCTCAGGCCGTATAGTACATCAGAAGACACAAACTAGAGATACATTCTGTGTTTATAATGGATTTACAAACACCTACTACCAGAAGTTAGACTTTACAATACATCAGAGAACTCACAAAGAAGAGAAATTCTATCAATGTGATAAATATGAGAAATCCTCCCATCAGAACTCAGCCCTCAGTGTACATCAGCAGTGTGACACAGGAGACAAGTCATTTGAACTTACTGAATGCAGGAAATCATTTTACCAGAAAGCACACCTCATTCAGCATCAGAGGACCCACCCAGgggagaaaccttatgaatgtgaggaatgtgggaaatccttttGTTCAAATTCACATCCTGTTCATTATCCTGGAACTCATATGGGAGTCAATCTgtatgaatgtaatgaatgtgggaaaacttTCGCTGATAATTCAACCCTCAGGgcacatcagagaattcacacagaGGAGAAACCCTTCAAATGTAATGACTGTGAGAGCTCTTTTGCCCATAATTCAGACCTCAGAgcacatcagagaattcacacaggtGAGAAACCATATGAGTGTAATGACTGTGAGAAAACTTTTGCCCATAATTCCACCCTCAGAGCACATCAGAAAATTCACACTGGGGTGAAACTCtacaaatgtaatgaatgtgggaaaacttTTTCCCAGAAGACACGTCTTAGTACACATCAGAGGATTCACACAGGTGAGAAACCCTATGGatgtagtgaatgtgggaaaaccttctCCCAGAAATCATACCTCAGTGGACATGAGAGAATTCACAAAGGGGaaaaaccttatgaatgtaatgaatgtgggaaaacttTTGTCTATAAGGCAGCCCTCATTGTCCATCAAAGAAttcacacaggagaaaaaccctatgaatgtaatgaatgtgggaaaacttTCTCCCAGAGGACACACCTCTATGcacatcagagaactcacacaggggagaaaccttatgaatgtaaggaatgtgggaaaactTTTGCAGATAATTCAGCCCTCAGGGCACATCAGAGAACTCACAAAGgggagaaaccttatgaatgcagtgaatgtgggaaaacttTCTCTAAGACATCACACCTCAGAGCACATCTGAGGACTCGcacaggggagaaaccctatgaatgtaatgaatgtgggaaaacttTCTCCCAGAAATCGTATGTTAGTgcacatcagagaattcacacagggGAGAAACCTTACGAATGTAACATATGTGGGAAACCTTTTGCCCATAATTCAACCCTCAGAgtacatcagagaattcacacaggtGTAAAATCctataaatgtaatgaatgtgggaaaacttTCTCCCAGAAGTCACACCTTAGTgcacatcagagaattcacacaggagagaaaccctatgagtgtaatgaatgtgggaaagcttttGCCCAAAATTCAACTCTTGGAGTACACCTGAGAATTCACACAGGTGAGAGACCCTACAAATGTTATGAATGTGGAAAAACCTTTGTCCGTAAGGCAGCTTTTAGAGTACATCACACCAGAATGCACACTAGAGAGAAACCCCTTGCATGTAATCAATTTGAGATGTGCTAA